The Cherax quadricarinatus isolate ZL_2023a chromosome 85, ASM3850222v1, whole genome shotgun sequence genome segment accatcctgtggtagtaggttggtagacagcaaccacccaggggggtactaccgtcctgtggtagtaggttggcagacagcatccacccaggggggtactaccgtcctgtggtagtacgttggtagacagcaaccacccagggaggtactaccgtcctgtggtagtaggttggtagacagcaaccacccagggaggtactaccgtcctgtggtagtaggttggtagacagcaaccacccagggaggtactaccgtcctgtggtagtaggttggtagacagcaaccacccagggaggtactaccatcctgtggtagtaggttggtagacagcaaccacccagggaggtactaccatcctgtggtagaaggttggtagacagcaaccacccagggaggtactaccgtcctgtggtagtaggttggtagacagcaaccacccagggaggtactaccgtcctgtggtagtaggttggtagacagcaaccacccagggaggtactaccgtcctgtggtagtaggttggtagacagcaaccacccagggaggtactaccgtcctgtggtagtaggttggtagacagcaaccacccagggaggtactaccatcctgtggtagtaggttggtagacagcaaccacccagggaggtactaccatcctgtggtagaaggttggtagacagcaaccacccagggaggtactaccgtcctgtggtagtaggttggtagacagcaaccacccagggaggtactaccatcctgtggtagtaggttggtagacagcaaccacccagggaggtactaccatcctgtggtagaaggttggtagacagcaaccacccagggaggtactaccgtcctgtggtagtaggttggtagacagcaaccacccagggaggtactaccgtcctgtggtagtaggttggtagacagcaaccacccagggaggtactaccgtcctgtggtagtaggttggtagacagcaaccacccagggaggtactaccgtcctgtggtagtaggttggtagacagcaaccacccagggaggtactaccatcctgtggtagtaggttggtagacagcaaccacccagggaggtattaccatcctgtggtagaaggttggtagacagcaaccacccagggaggtactaccgtcctgtggtagaaggttggtagacagcaaccacccagggaggtactaccgtcctgtggtagaaggttggtagacagcaaccaccctgggaggtactaccgtcctgtggtagaaggttggtagacagcaaccacccagggaggtactaccttcctgtggtagtaggttggtagacagcaaccacccagggaggtactaccatcctgtggtagaaggttggtagacagcaaccacccagggaggtactaccgtcctgtggtagtaggttggtagacagcaaccacccagggaggtactaccatcctgtggtagtaggttggtagacagcaaccacccagggaggtactaccatcctgtggtagtaggttggtagacagcaaccacccagggaggtactaccatcctgtggtagtaggttggtagacagcaaccacacagggaggtactaccatcctgtggtagtaggttggtagacaacaaccacccagggaggtactaccgtcctgtggtagtaggttggtagacaacaaccacccagggaggtactaccgtcctgtggtagtaggttgttagacagcaaccacccagggaggtactaccgtcctgtggtagaaggttggtagacaacaaccacccagggaggtactaccgtcctgtggtagtaggttggtagacagcaaccacccagggaggtactaccgtcctgtggtagaaggttggtagacaacaaccacccagggaggtactaccgtcctgtggtagtaggttggtagacagcaaccacccagggaggtactaccgtcctgtggtagtaggttggtagacagcaaccacccagggaggtactaccgtcctgtggtagtaggttggtagacagcaaccacccagggaggtactaccgtcctgtggtagaaggttggtagacaacaaccacccagggaggtactaccgtcctgtggtagtaggttggtagacagcaaccacccagggaggtactaccgtcctgtggtagtaggttggtagacaggaaccacccagggaggtactaccgtcctgtggtagtaggttggtagacaggaaccacccagggaggtactaccgtcctgtggtagtaggttggtagacaggaaccacccagggaggcactaccgtcctgtggtagtaggttggtagacaggaaccacccagggaggtactaccgtcctgccaagtgagtgtgaaatgaaaagttgtattttttttacatgatTGAAGGGTTGCTGacatctttttttctgtctcgtagaCACGCGGGAAACCAGgtgtatcttgctacttctacttacacttaggtcacactacacatacatggacaatcatatatatacacacctctctgggttttcttctgttttcttactagttgttgttccttttttatttcctcttatctccattgggaagtggaatagaattcttcgtgtgtaagccatgtgtgttgttagATGCGACTGAATTGCTGTGTGCAAGGGGTAGTAACCTCACCTCCTGTATGCATTACTAACTTTAGAAAGAGaaattttctttttgggccactctgacTCGGTGGAATACAGCCGGTTTCTTACCATTAATTAAGTTTTAATTCTGAAATTGAGAAATTTGCTCTGAAATGCAAAtatctcctctttttttttcttcgttTATTTATATCTGTATAGTTTGCATCTTCTAAGGTCATTGCGTTGCGGCGTTCTGTGTAGGTCCCAGTGTTGTGATTTTCCTTTTGTGTTTATTGCCTTAAAAGTATATCAGATATACATATAAAATTTGAACGTTAGTGGCAGGTGAAGTTAAGTTTAATTCACGTGTATTCTGGTGAGAGCGGGTTAAGTAGTGATTGTTAATGGTAAGAGTAATAACACTGTTGAAAACATATTACGGATTTGAGGGTAAGAGGATAAATTGTATATATGGTTGATATTGCCAGATTTTTTTGTATTTAGATTAGATTAAATGTGCTGGTCATACACGGATGATACCATAACAGTAGAGCAAATTGTACAGAATGAACACAACAATTCTCTGTAAGCCATTAATAGCAACTCCGTCTACATTGACAATCAAAATAACCTGTTGATAATTAACAGGAAACGTGTagaaaataataattatcatacaGACAATAACTTTGTATCTTATAGATAATTTGTATCTTGTAGATAATATGTATCTTGTACGTAATGTGCAGGTATCATTTAGATGGAAAATTGGTAGCTTGTTTAAAATACTGTTCAAAATAcataaattaagtcagttttcaAATTTAAATCTTATTAACAGTGATTTATTTTATATCACTGTTCTGTTCTGGATATCACTGCAATTACGCATACATAATATTAAATAGGTATTTGGGTTAAATTTTTTTACTACAGTAAGTTTCGTGTCCATAAGTTTCGTAAGGctgtggttattgttgttgtcgcTTCACTTTGCTGAGTCTTAGGTGACACTCTTCCTGGACAAAAGTGTCACCTTTTCCAACTCTTAACAGTCAATGATACAATCAGCATCTGCTTCACATTCTAGTGTGACCCTGCTGAAGATCTCTGTGTGTGGGCAGATGAAGCTGGCGATGTTTGGGGGATTACACACATAGAAATTGTGACAATCAAGAGGGTCTGGGACTTTCTCGTTTTGCTCAGTACAGTGAGGCACGCAGGTATCGCAGTAATTGTAACACAAGGTGTCATCCGCCGTACATTCTCCTGTGTTGAAATCAAAGAACGGAGCGTTGCCAGGACACTGTTGTTCCAAGACGAGGCCGCCCGCAAGACACACGTAATAGGTGTTGCAGTCCGTGGGGTTGGGCGTGACTTGGCCGGCTGTATCACACTGGTATACACAGGGATTGCAAAGGTCGCTGCAGAAATCTGCTCCAGCATCACTTATGGGGTCACACCGAGGAACTGCGTGGCCATCGTTGAAATAGTAACCATCGGTGCAGTCAACTGGTAGCGAGGAGGGCACTATCACACCTGTGTCATGAACATTTGAACGAAACATTATCAGCAACGCCAAGTTTGTTAGAAAACATTTATGGATTATTTTACTCTCACGTTGTTAACAATCTCACTAAACTTCTGAACAGAAGATAAATTAAGTAATTATATGGAATGTTTCAGAAAAAAATCTTAATAAATGGTTATAAATTTTTTTCATTGGTGAGATTCGAGTTGGAGATCAAGCATGTGACGTCTACATTAAGATTCGATTACACTCGCATTAGAAATAATTTTAGCAGTCATTACTAACAGTATATAGCTCATGTAGACATAACTAAATATAAACTTTCCTAGATGGACGATTGTCACTCCTTGTgtcattatgtgctggaatgccataaaattaatgaattaagAGGCAACTCAATctcaaatgttcaagaaatgttaAAGTattgtatccacagtggtatattaccaaccattctggaaaaatgccCTGATTTTGGCTATTGTAAGTAACTCATTACCGCATATAAGCTGCACTAATATTTTTTAACTTAATTCGTTTCGGCATGAATAAGTCATTACGATTGTAACCAAATATAAATATGCAAATAgctcattaccattgtaacttattCAGTAGTCAAAATTCTGCGGTCCAgttcctggacctattatgtgcctctgtaatcttttgattacCACTATACCATGGGTATACATACCATGggtatgtatacctggaggttgttatTGTGATGGATAATACACTAAACTAAGACTAAACTCTTAGTTGAGGAGAAGGTGAGTAATATTCTCCCGTTCCATGATGACTTAATCAATCAACCAACTACTATTATTCCATTTATGAAACTAGAGCAAAaagaaatgtttctcacaatgtttCTGAGAACTTTGTGCATATGTTGCCCTGAGTATTTAGATGAGTAAATTCAGAAAACCTATGATATTATACTGCGTTACACTAAGGATTTCGCGGAAAAAGCTTTGACAGCAGCGATGAAGACCCATTATTGGAAAATCTAGGATAACCCCACCAAGGAAGAATTTAACTGGCGAAATAGTAACAACATGATTGTAGACAAACCTCGGAATGGGTGGGGGTTTGAACCAATGGCGagtaagtcgtaaaactccaagcgAGTTCgtcaaccactgggccagctggctacaataacattcatccagctaggtatatttctaaacACCATAGGGAAGCTAACCTCCCtatcgtgtatatatatacctagttggacgaatcttattgtagcgaGCTGACCCAGTGGttgacgcactggcctggagttttaggactTATCCGCAATGGGTTCAAACCCTTACCCGTTCCGTGGTTGATTTGCAGTCACGTTATTAAGTGAGTCAAGAA includes the following:
- the LOC128703123 gene encoding uncharacterized protein, translating into MKVRGCIYHCIYTHTHSSHCPKSLVRTNSSSRKMVSAVYISLILALVVKSSLQICAPSCAGVESGFFVRDPTDCTRYYVCVDVGGGVIVPSSLPVDCTDGYYFNDGHAVPRCDPISDAGADFCSDLCNPCVYQCDTAGQVTPNPTDCNTYYVCLAGGLVLEQQCPGNAPFFDFNTGECTADDTLCYNYCDTCVPHCTEQNEKVPDPLDCHNFYVCNPPNIASFICPHTEIFSRVTLECEADADCIIDC